aagcaaacctctctcttgaggtcaaaagggtgtgggagcccttctcagcaaaactgaagatgatggcggaggatttcccctccatcatctccaaagctgtggagagttccaccaagaagctccaggatgacatcttcaCACTCCGAGCGGAGAATCGcaccataaggattgaggcggagaggttatcctgcaatctaacGCTCGTCGATATCGATCACTCCCAAGTGGAAGATGCTATGAGCACTgagctccgggtggcacgcaaggaggccaccgatctacgccataaggtgcagctcttggctcaagagaagattgagctagaGAGCAAGCTCGTAccctatcgcgtcaaagtggctgacctggaggcgttgatcaaagcagacgccgccaaggtaaagaacctcgagaaaaggtcagccgatcgggaggtcttcttggggaaggtggagaaggagagagacgacaccatggccaagctcGCTGAAGCCAACGAAGAAAACGGGAAGATCACCACacagctggcccaggcgcaggcggaatccaagaaggttgctgaagaccttcttcaagctcgggagacaattgaagaactcaagaaacaagctgaagagctgaagcagcagaacgaggggctaaagaaacagattgaagaacttgagcTAAGCTCCGCCCAAATTctcgctgctggattcgaggccgcccgggaacagttcgcctgcctgtaccccgacttggatctttccatggtgtctctcaacaatgaggtggtggacgggaaggttgttccttctgaagattgattgcttccctccatccacgatTCTTATGCTTTCTCCTTACACATAATTGTAATAGACTTTCCCTTTTTCTGTATATGTACCTTGAACTGATCGCACTTTATTATAAAGTCTTTGCGCTTCTTCTTGTAACTTCTTTGTCTGCTTTATCTCTCCTTGCAtaatttacttcaaagaaattaacttagtaacttcgtaagcgcaattgtatacttaactgcttcgaaccaccgaCTTCCGAATTAAaacactctaacaacttgtagcctcaaggtaatgaaccttagcgtgaaatcgctcttcaaataacgaacttcaactcaactaatggcttaagacaccgctcatctgatctgccttatcaaaacgggtcttgactttctcgccattgcttgaacttttcctggtcgccaaagactcttggcgatatcagcttcttcctgccttcacaacttggccattgttcctttatctgggggtagaggcgcctttcggatccttctttaccttcctgagcttcagaacaaaagaccgggtggctaggcgttctcttcgaacctgccttagccaccctccaaacttcttccaccctttacaccatacctgaactcgttcgagacgagaaggattttatcttgcctgaactcgctcattggcgagaaggtctttaactcgcctgaactcgctcatcagcgagaaggtctttaactcgcctgaactcgctcatcggcgagaaggtctttacctcgtgcctctacattgccccaggggttacatctcctctcccccaaaaacactgaggactttttgctggtgcctctacattgccccaggggttacatcttctctcccccagaaacactgaggactttttactggtgcctctacattgccccagaggctacatcttctctcctctggaagcactgaggacttttcactggtgcctctacattgccccaggggttacgtcttctcccccccagaaacactgaggacttttcactcttcctcgcctgcactcgctcgacggcgaggaggtctttatctcgcctcagaacgcgcgagggcgttgagatcttttaactggtgccttcgatcgccgaaagacgatgaggactttaactttaactggtgcctccggtcgccgaaagacgatgaggactttaactttaactgatgccgccaatcgccgaaagacgatggggacttagaaactttttagaaagcatgcaatatatctttaacttgccttaaatcacatataagtgacaaggtctttcttcaaaactttcggaaaacaacaagcatacAATCTAAAACGACTttaagcttcgaaaactcttctttattgggtggcctcattaaaaaccctccttagggaaaaaagagtgccccctccaaactgttttaacagaaacattgtaatataacttcgtgtttgtctttacttacaaagttcttaactgtaatataacttgaggtgcgtggcgttccaagtgcgaggaatcgcccctccttccaatgtctctaagcggtaggcgccgttcccgagcgcctcggttatcctgaacggtcccgtccacttaggcgacagcttattctccatctcgtactggtgggccttcctcatcaccaggtcgccttctctgaactgtcttggcatcaccttcgagttatatcttcattcaatccttctcttcaccgcctcagctttcaatctcgcctcttccctgacctcatccagcaggtccaggttcaaccttctctcctcattcgagtcttcctctacgaagttctggaatctcggcgagctctcctggatctcaactggaatcattgcgtcgcatccatagaccaggctgaacggggtctcatgggttcctgactgctcggtggtgtggtacgcccagactatacggggtacctcctcagcccaacctcctttggctttctctagccttctcttcaaacctcttagcaacacccgattggctgactctacttggccattcgtctgacggtgctcgacggatgcaaacacttgttgaattctcaccccttcgcacagcttcttcaacaggtgacttgcaaactgagtcccattgtccgacaccaggcgcttgggcacaccaaaccggcacacaatgttcttccacacgaaaccttcgatcttgtgtgctgtgatctgggccactggttctgcttcgatccacttggtgaaatattcaatcgccaccaccaagtacttcatttgcctgatcgccagcgggaatggccccatgatgtcgattccccatgtatgaaacggccaagggctgtaaatcgacttcaactcctcgggaggcgccttgtgccaatcggcgtgctgctggcattgcttgcagcactgcgcatacttcttgcaatcttctctcattgttggccaatagtaacctgcacggagagtccttgcggccagagctcgacccccgacgtggcttccgcataccccttcatggagctctgccataattcttgtacatttttccccgtgcacacactccaggagtgggtgagtgaacccaaacctgtacaactcgccgtcaatcattgtgaacttgctagaattcttctttatcttcctagcctccgtcggatccagcgggagaaggccatctgccaggcaccgtttgTACCGTGTTACCCAGGTAtctggctcatgggtcgtgcagacctgcgtcatgttcaccttctctccccgacatgctcttattcttggcgacctcaaggtctcttgagtcaaggatctgtgactcctcgccgctttctccgtcgacttgcttatctgaaggaccaggtgatctgctacaaatgctctcggcgtcttcagagtttcttgaatcaccgtcctctgcctaccccccttgcctgaactggcgagcttagctagcaagtcagctcgggcattctgctctctgggcacatgcaccacttcaaaggaggcaaaggaactcttcaattcctgtacatactccaggtaagccgccatttgtggatctttagcctggaactcgcctgttacttgccccgtgactagcagcgagtcactctttgccatcagcaccctagctcccatctccttggccaacaaaatttcggcgatcagcgcctcatattctgcttgattgttgctggccttgaaggcaaacctcaaagattgttcgatcagcacgccgttgggtccctccaaaatgactccagcaccgctaccttgctggttcgacgatccgtccactaaaagcacccaacggaagtcatccccttcaactcgtgtcgcttcagacgagagcttgaccacgaagtctgcgaagatctgccccttgatcgggcctcggggctcatacttaatatcaaactccgacagctccactgcccacttcaccatccttcccgcaacatcgggcttcttcaagaccttctggatgggcaggtcggtcatcaccagtattgtaaaactgtggaaatagtggcgcaacctcctcgccgaaaataccacagccaatgcagccttctccagggcctaaTATCTCgtctcggggccctgcagcaccttactaacaaaataaataggcttttgagcctgatcttggtcctgggcgagcaccgcactcaccgccctctcagttacagcaaaatacaacctgagaggggttcccaccagcggtttgcacaaaaccggcgggctcgccagatactccttaagcttgacgaaggcttcctcacactccttcgtccaggcaaacttgttattccaccttagacactggaaatagggatggcccttctctccgctagctgacacaaaccgagacagggcggccatccgacctataagctgttgtacttccttcacagtggccgggctcctcatcgccaagatggcggcacacttgtcagggttggcttctattcctctctcagttaagaggaaacccaagaactttccagcctccacaccaaagatgcacttctcctgattcagcttcaacataaacttggcgatcgtagtgaacaactcctccaagtccgtaacgtgcttgcttttctctggcgaggtcacgaccatgtcatctacgtacgcttgcacattccttcccagcattggtgcaagtactcgatccatcaacctctggtacgtggcccccgcgttcttcagcccaaacggcatcaccttgtagcagtaacacgatctctcggtcatgaaggtagtcttctcttcatccatgggatgcatcttgatctggttataccccgagaaggcatccaggaaactcaacaacttacaccctgcagcactatccaccagggcgtctatgcttggtaaaggatatgagtcctttgggcaagccttattcagatcagtgaagtcgacgcacatgtgCCATTttccattactcttcttcactagcacgacatttgccagccattcagggtactggacttccctgatgtggcctgcagcgaggagcttctgggtttcatctctaatcgcctgcctcctctcctcgttgaactttcttctcctctgccgcactggtctcaccaagttgtccatcgccaaatgatggcacaagaagtcgggatcgatcccgggcatgtccgaagcggaccatgcaaacgcatccagatgccgctctatcaccttggcgatctggtcctggagctcgacctccagagatcttcccagcttgaagatctttcctccgatctctctctcgagccactgctcgacgggttttggcctggtttctctggcgatcaccgccctggcgattcccagctccctcgcttcctcagggcgattccttgcctcttcttcctctaaaccggcgttcccctcccctaGCTCAACGTCCACCATCACTACGTCACTTCTGGCGGTCTCTTccattaccgtcgatctgggcttcacaccaggaggcggggtggttgtcacgtaactcaccgacctcttgttcttcaggctattctcatagcacttctttgcttctttctggtcggatttgatagtgatcaccaccccctccatagacgacaacttcaccttcatgtgccgggtcgacggtatagcgcctattctgttgagcgtgggtcttcccagcagaatgttgtatgctgaaggagcgtttacgacaaggtatttgattttctctgttcttgaacccgcctcatctgtaaacgtagtcctcaactcaatgtaccccctgacctccacctggtcaccagcgaaaccatacaaacaccctccatagggcctcagctggtcaaggggtagctctaactgcgtgaaagtcggccagaacatcacgtctgccgagcttccttggtccaccagaaccctgtggacctttcttcctgctgtgatcaacgagatgactatgggatcgttgtcatgaggcacaacgtcccgaagatcttgcttggtgaacgtaatgtccacatccggcgagtggtcttcaaacatatccaccgtcatcacagacctcgcgtacttcttcctttgtgacgcggtgcatccaccacccgagaaaccccctgcaatggtgtggatttccccgtgtgtaggcatctcgtgctgctgagcctcaccacctgctggttgggagctcgacgcgccccccgtccttttgtccagcaagtagtcgtttaggaacccgctcttgaccagatcgtcgagctggtatcctaaagccaagcacgaatccacggtgtggccaaagccctggtgaaactcacaccaggcgtctggctttggtcccagcaccttgtcgcccaccttctcgggcgctttcagcctagctgatatattgggaatggcgatcagatccgccaatcctatgacaaacttgtgctttggcgggcgattgtactcccggtgtgctggttgcgggcgcccttagcccctgcccttgttcttccttggatcataaggatggcgagtcctctgatccctcctggccgccgctgtctccagcaccctctgtggctggatcctggtctgggcacgtggcttggcgggggccacgcttcccctcttctcggcgacctcactctcatcggcgatgtgggccaccgcaagtcgcctgacctcagcaaacgtggcagggtgagccctgatcaatgccttgcagaatggtcccggcagcacgcccttcttgaatgcgtagaccagcatctcttcatctttggctGGCGATCGGATCATCTGCGCCCcgaaacgattcaggtagtccctgagggactctccctgatactgccttatgtcgaacaaatcataagacaccctgggcggtgccttgttcacgatgtactgctcgacgaagattttcgaaaactgttggaagttggttatgtgacctgtaggcaggctcacaaaccattccagcgccgttccctggagtgtgctcacaaacatcttgcagtacacggcgtatgatcctcctgacagcatcatctgcgtacggaacgtggtgagatgagcttcgggatcctccacgccggtgaaaacagccttcacaggtaccacacttgcagggataggcgtgtcggtaatcgcctgagcgaaagacataggaaaaacgcgaggcggcgttgacggcgcaacctcttcagcgactggacgccctcgctgctcctgaagagcctgacgcagttcttcagttactctgctaagctcatcattcctggcccgagaggcgaccaggtcctcatgcattctcgcctgctctatacgcgaggcttccacattcgcctgcaacgaacgcatgatttccaccatctgtgccatagtcatggcgccttccgcagcaacgggcgcaactagacttgaacggttgcttctcatttttctcatgaaaacttggcaaatcacagagtgcaatgaacaacacctccttcaacgacgatcgattcagcgatcaatcggtcagaacttcgcgaaactgcgaaagaaacctcaagaacacagaaaaTCTCCACAGAAACCcgcaactccaccaaaaaccaacACTCCTTCTacgaaaatccaaacgagccaaagaactcagatctcacctaacaaatctcgcgtaagcagcagaaaacttcacctcaccgaacaaaaaccccaaacgaacggtggaaaacgcgaaattaccgaacaaaacctagatgaatcagcggacaatggttgcaccagcacacaaccacacagaaaactgtaaaaacctccaagaactcacgctgtggatgggaataggttttacacggccccacggtgggcgcctgatgatcctgcctgttgaccagaacgctggagctttgcctcgtcaaacttggatcgacgtatgcgccgcgTCAACCttcgtccttcaccgcgatccacctcaagaacctgcaaaagaacagaacggcgccgctgcggccgatcgcactccaacgcccaagtcagtgactgaaccaccaaatactaagagtaacactcaagaactctctcaaggaaccgtgaaccagttctctctcagtatactcaagaactcgcaacgTAAAGAACAcaatctgaacgcgcgtacctcagaagttcgttgggaaactcttatatacctgggcactttctctctcctggcagttacacatctggacacgtggctcgcatccaactgtacacgtgccatcatctggagcatccttgacttgggcgctacttctgactctcctttggctaagttacttatgcatgatactactcagtgcatagttgtcttggagCGCAATCTCTtctggattggcgagttagggtgccttcgtacacaccttccctgtggtctcgccggccgccttcatgatctgcaccacctgtttctccgtgtatgctcaagcaagctgtcccccgacctcgtcctctggccagctgggaaatgtctacctgccttcatcttcggcgatgtgcttgtctCGGCGATCTCTagtcacttggtcgcctgggtttacatctggcgacttcatcttcaacccggtgaccgccgattctggtgtgctggagatcggagcacgccaacttaataactggcgactacacgagccccccgacttccttcccttctgccaaccaggcatcccatcaacacgcctatgcagtagcttgatgccacgtcatcatttccgactaccagggcggtacaatacatatataataacaacaataataaagtaGTAATACATGCGAGCATATATTCACAGACATAGGTTTTAAACttgtcaaaaaaaaattacattttcatttattaaattACAAATTACTATGTATACTAAATTTATCATAGCTAtcttaaaaattctaaaaaataataattttgattatatgataatataaaattattggacataattattaaagtgaatgagagaaaaagaaagttaGTAATAAAAACGGAATCTAAATCCATAGATACTTAAATTAGAGTAGTTTTTGCATTAACGAAAAGTGAGTCTAGATTTATGGTTTGAGTAAGAGTGAGTGTTTATGATAGGCAAATTGAGCGGAAGGAATGCAATATAGGTGGATCTTTTGTTGACTTGAAACATAACTGGAAATTACTTCACAATTAAGGATGCATTTCAATTGCATGAGAAGTCATCAAGTTTTGTGCTGCTGCTGCATCATGGTTGACCTTTTTCTGATGTGGTGAAGTGTGAATCAATAATATCCAATCTTGTTTCCTTTTTAAACCAACTCTATTGATGAATAGTAAAACCAGGAAAAAGAAATGAGTGATGGGAAGTAAAAGAGTTAAGGCAGATTCGTAAATTGATTTCTTACCGCGTATGCTGCATAAGAATCAGAATGCGCGTCTTTCACTTTTCAATGCCTATAAAATCCCCATCTGTATCTATGTACCAATGTTCATGCCAACACTACACCAATCAAGAGGTGAACCCTCCATTCCATTCACACTCAACAAAATTCAATGCCTTATACcactttttttcaatttctgtGCCACATCCACTcacttatttttgttttacaCTCTTCCCAGTTCTTTCTTGCACTGTGATTAGAGTAAATAATCAATAGTTTAATGTTGACAGCAAATTAATAGTGAGTCTTTTGAATTTTTGTGAATGTACATTGCAGGAACTTCTCAGCATTCACACACAGGAGCATGGAACATTGAAGGCCCAATATAAAGTCACATTCTTGCACTTCCATTCTTCGCATAATGcactcttctctctctctctctctctctctctctgggACACACTCTCACGTAATATAAATTTCTGAGTACAACTCAACGAGACCACAAAAGTTTTCAAATCTCTTACCCTTCTTTCTTTACTTCATTTCTCACTCTTGggaacatttaaaaaaaaggggaaaaacgaacaaaaagagaaaaaaagagtgAGAATAACATGAACGAACAACTCACGCTGCTCTGTCTCTTTATCCTCTTCTCATCTCTCAGTGTAAGCACAGCTTTTCCTCACTGTCACTGTTACAAGTCTGGATTTTTCCGATTGTTTTATTCATGCCATTGCCACTTCTTAAAAGGGTCTTGTTCACTCAATGCAGGTGAGCTTCGCCGCCGTCGGCGACGGAGAGAAAAACCCGTTCACGCCCAAAGCCTACGCGGTTCGCTATTGGGACAAAGAGATCCGCAGCACGCTGCCGAAGCCGCCGTTTCTCTTCTCGAAGGCGTCGCCGCTGAGCGCTGCGGAGTCGGCGGTGTTTGTGAAACTCGCCGGTCAGAACGCGCTAGACAAGCGGCTGCCGGAATTCTGTGCCGCCGCGAAGCTCCTCTGCTTTCCGGAGGTGGCGCCCAGCCTCGAGAAGCACGACAAGGACTCGAACTTCGCTGTGTACAGAGACAAGAACTTCACCAACTACGGAACGGGTCGACCCGGTGGAGTGGACTCGTTTAAGAACTACTCCGAAGGGGAGAATATTCCGGTGAACGATTTCCGGCGCTACAGCAGGGACTCCGCCGGGCATAAGGACAATTTTTTGAGTTACGGCACCGACGGGAACGTGGTGCAGCAGAGCTTTCACACCTACGGCGCCGGAGCCACAGGCGGCACCGGGGAGTTCAAGCGCTACTCCGACCAGACCAACGTCCCGAACCTCGATTTCACCTCCTACTCTGACGACGCAAACGGGAGAACCCAGACGTTCTCTTCTTACTCAGAAAACGGCAATGCCGGAGAGCAAACGTTCTCCTCGTACGGTAAAAACGGCAACGGCCCGACCAACGCGTTCGCCTCTTACGGGACAGAGTCCAACGTTGTGGGATCCGGGTTTTCCAACTACGCCGAAAACACAAACGCCGCTAATGACACCTTCAAAGGCTACGGCGTGGACATGAACAACCCCACCAACACGTTCTCAAACTACGCCGCCGGCGGCAACGGCGCCGTCGAGAGGTTCTCCAATTACCGCGACAAGGCGAACGTTGGCGCCGACACCTTCGCGTCGTACGCGAAATCCGCAAACGCCGGCGACATAGGTTTCAGCAACTACGGCAAATCCTTCAATGAAGGCACCGACACGTTCAGCTCGTACGCGAAATCCTCGAACGGCGAAACGAAGGTGGGTTTCACCTCCTACGGAGTGAACAACACCTTCAAGGAGTACTCAAAAGAAGGCACCACTGTCTCGTTCGCGAAATACACGAACGTGAGCACCACGCTGAGCGTTTCGGCTTCCGCGGCGAGTAGCAGGATGGTAAATAAGTGGGTGGAGGCGGGTAAATTCTTCAGGGAGAAGATGATGAAGGAAGGGACGGTGATGCCAATGCCTGACATAAGAGATAAAATGCCACAAAGGTCGTTTTTGCCCCGGAGCATTTTGTCTAAATTACCGTTTTC
The sequence above is a segment of the Phaseolus vulgaris cultivar G19833 chromosome 2, P. vulgaris v2.0, whole genome shotgun sequence genome. Coding sequences within it:
- the LOC137809017 gene encoding uncharacterized protein; the protein is MAEDFPSIISKAVESSTKKLQDDIFTLRAENRTIRIEAERLSCNLTLVDIDHSQVEDAMSTELRVARKEATDLRHKVQLLAQEKIELESKLVPYRVKVADLEALIKADAAKVKNLEKRSADREVFLGKVEKERDDTMAKLAEANEENGKITTQLAQAQAESKKVAEDLLQARETIEELKKQAEELKQQNEGLKKQIEELELSSAQILAAGFEAAREQFACLYPDLDLSMVSLNNEVVDGKVVPSED
- the LOC137810616 gene encoding polygalacturonase 1 beta-like protein 3 translates to MNEQLTLLCLFILFSSLSVSFAAVGDGEKNPFTPKAYAVRYWDKEIRSTLPKPPFLFSKASPLSAAESAVFVKLAGQNALDKRLPEFCAAAKLLCFPEVAPSLEKHDKDSNFAVYRDKNFTNYGTGRPGGVDSFKNYSEGENIPVNDFRRYSRDSAGHKDNFLSYGTDGNVVQQSFHTYGAGATGGTGEFKRYSDQTNVPNLDFTSYSDDANGRTQTFSSYSENGNAGEQTFSSYGKNGNGPTNAFASYGTESNVVGSGFSNYAENTNAANDTFKGYGVDMNNPTNTFSNYAAGGNGAVERFSNYRDKANVGADTFASYAKSANAGDIGFSNYGKSFNEGTDTFSSYAKSSNGETKVGFTSYGVNNTFKEYSKEGTTVSFAKYTNVSTTLSVSASAASSRMVNKWVEAGKFFREKMMKEGTVMPMPDIRDKMPQRSFLPRSILSKLPFSVSKMDDLKRVFRASDNGSMERMMRESLEECERAPSRGETKRCVGSLEDMIDFATSVLGRNVAVRSTESVNGSKKSVMVGPVTGINGGKVTQSVSCHQSLFPYLLYYCHAVPKVRLYQADLLDPKSKTKINRGIAICHLDTSDWSPTHGAFLSLGSAPGRIEVCHWIFQNDMAWTIAD